The Mucilaginibacter yixingensis genome window below encodes:
- the hisIE gene encoding bifunctional phosphoribosyl-AMP cyclohydrolase/phosphoribosyl-ATP diphosphatase HisIE yields the protein MEIDFSKTDGLVPVVIQDEKTLEVLMLGYMNQEAYEKTEKEKIVTFFSRSKQRLWTKGETSNNFLHVKSMAIDCDNDTILIKVKPDGPTCHTGSRSCFNTEYNQNFIMELEQIVNDRFENPVEGSYVNKLRSKGLNKIAQKVGEEGVETVIAALAETETDLINEASDLVFHLIVLLREKGLSLETIAKNLESRHK from the coding sequence ATGGAAATAGATTTTAGCAAAACCGACGGCCTTGTGCCGGTAGTTATACAAGACGAGAAAACCCTTGAGGTGCTGATGCTGGGTTACATGAACCAGGAAGCTTACGAGAAAACCGAAAAGGAAAAAATCGTCACCTTCTTCTCGCGCTCAAAACAACGCTTGTGGACAAAAGGCGAAACCAGCAACAATTTTCTGCATGTAAAAAGCATGGCTATTGATTGCGATAACGATACCATCCTTATCAAGGTAAAACCTGATGGCCCAACTTGCCACACCGGCTCACGCAGCTGCTTTAATACCGAGTATAACCAGAACTTCATTATGGAGCTGGAACAGATTGTGAACGACCGTTTTGAGAACCCGGTAGAAGGATCATACGTTAACAAACTGCGCAGTAAAGGCCTCAACAAAATTGCCCAGAAAGTTGGCGAAGAAGGTGTAGAAACGGTAATTGCCGCCCTTGCCGAAACAGAGACCGACCTGATTAACGAGGCTTCAGACCTGGTGTTTCACCTAATTGTATTGCTGCGTGAAAAAGGCTTAAGCCTTGAAACGATTGCAAAAAACTTAGAGTCTCGTCATAAATAA